A stretch of the Desulfuromonadales bacterium genome encodes the following:
- the lpxD gene encoding UDP-3-O-(3-hydroxymyristoyl)glucosamine N-acyltransferase: MTLSTLLKELSISLELAADPEITGISTLREATGSHLSYAVSDKHLDALKNTGAAAVLVTEQLRDMVCTTAIAVVVEDPELSMARASRLFRENFDLPRAGSQQIDPTAVIFPNVSMGTNVTVGKNSRIMSGVYLGDHAVVGDETIIHPNCVVYHHCRIGSRCIVHANTVIGSDGFGYAHTKSGEHVKIEQMGNVVVEDDVEIGSNTSIDRATFTSTVIGKGTKIDNLVHISHNVKVGEHTIIAGQSGIAGSTTLGRNVVMAAQSGATGHIKIADFTRIAGRGGVTKDTEPGKTYAGFPLMEHKTWLKLQAKLARLVKNSR, from the coding sequence ATGACACTGAGCACCCTGCTTAAGGAACTGTCCATCAGCCTGGAACTTGCAGCTGATCCTGAGATTACCGGCATTTCAACACTCCGTGAGGCAACGGGCTCGCACCTCTCGTACGCAGTCAGCGACAAGCACCTGGATGCCCTCAAAAATACCGGGGCGGCGGCGGTTCTGGTGACTGAGCAGCTCAGGGACATGGTCTGCACGACCGCGATCGCCGTCGTGGTGGAAGACCCTGAACTGAGCATGGCGCGTGCCAGCAGGCTTTTCAGGGAAAATTTCGACCTCCCCCGAGCCGGCTCCCAGCAGATCGACCCGACCGCGGTGATCTTCCCCAATGTCTCCATGGGGACCAATGTCACCGTCGGCAAAAACAGCCGGATCATGTCGGGTGTCTATCTGGGTGACCATGCGGTGGTCGGCGACGAGACAATCATTCATCCCAACTGTGTCGTCTATCACCATTGCCGGATCGGCAGCCGCTGCATCGTGCACGCGAATACGGTCATCGGCAGTGACGGCTTCGGCTACGCTCACACGAAAAGCGGCGAGCATGTCAAAATCGAGCAGATGGGCAACGTGGTTGTCGAAGACGATGTCGAGATCGGTTCCAACACTTCCATCGACCGGGCGACCTTCACCTCGACGGTCATCGGCAAGGGGACCAAGATCGACAACCTGGTGCACATCTCCCACAACGTCAAGGTGGGGGAGCATACGATCATTGCGGGTCAGTCGGGAATTGCCGGGTCGACGACCCTGGGCAGAAACGTCGTCATGGCCGCCCAATCCGGGGCCACCGGGCATATCAAAATTGCCGATTTCACGAGAATCGCCGGGCGCGGGGGCGTCACGAAGGATACGGAACCCGGCAAGACCTATGCAGGGTTTCCGTTGATGGAGCACAAGACCTGGCTTAAACTCCAGGCGAAACTGGCGCGTCTGGTAAAAAACTCCCGGTAA